The following are from one region of the Sorghum bicolor cultivar BTx623 chromosome 2, Sorghum_bicolor_NCBIv3, whole genome shotgun sequence genome:
- the LOC110432329 gene encoding HMG1/2-like protein isoform X3 encodes MKARAKSSGGDSRLSVKKGKAQKDPNKPKRPPSAFFVFMEEFRKDYKEKHPNVKQVSVIGKACGDKWKSLSDAEKAPYVSKAEKLKVEYTKKMDAYNNKQVHHVPLHSHCSAVPRNSSVYDALYESCVICRCSLEAPQRLVILTSPSLR; translated from the exons ATGAAGGCGAGGGCGAAGTCCAGCGGCGGCGACTCCAG GCTTTCGGTGAAGAAGGGCAAGGCTcagaaggacccaaacaagccCAAGAGGCCTCCGAGCGCGTTCTTCGTCTTCAT GGAGGAGTTCAGGAAGGACTACAAGGAGAAGCACCCCAATGTGAAGCAAGTCTCTGTG ATTGGCAAGGCTTGTGGTGACAAGTGGAAGTCCCTGTCTGATGCT GAGAAGGCTCCCTACGTCTCTAAGGCCGAGAAGCTCAAGGTTGAGTACACCAAGAAGATGGACGCCTACAACAACAAGCAGGTACATCATGTTCCACTCCACTCACATTGCTCGGCAGTGCCTAGAAATTCGTCTGTATATGATGCACTTTATGAGTCATGCGTCATCTGTCGTTGCAGTCTGGAGGCCCCACAGCGTCTGGTGATTCTGACAAGTCCAAGTCTGAGGTGA
- the LOC110432329 gene encoding HMG1/2-like protein isoform X2: MKARAKSSGGDSRLSVKKGKAQKDPNKPKRPPSAFFVFMEEFRKDYKEKHPNVKQVSVIGKACGDKWKSLSDAEKAPYVSKAEKLKVEYTKKMDAYNNKQSGGPTASGDSDKSKSEGDE, encoded by the exons ATGAAGGCGAGGGCGAAGTCCAGCGGCGGCGACTCCAG GCTTTCGGTGAAGAAGGGCAAGGCTcagaaggacccaaacaagccCAAGAGGCCTCCGAGCGCGTTCTTCGTCTTCAT GGAGGAGTTCAGGAAGGACTACAAGGAGAAGCACCCCAATGTGAAGCAAGTCTCTGTG ATTGGCAAGGCTTGTGGTGACAAGTGGAAGTCCCTGTCTGATGCT GAGAAGGCTCCCTACGTCTCTAAGGCCGAGAAGCTCAAGGTTGAGTACACCAAGAAGATGGACGCCTACAACAACAAGCAG TCTGGAGGCCCCACAGCGTCTGGTGATTCTGACAAGTCCAAGTCTGAG GGTGACGAGTGA
- the LOC110432329 gene encoding HMG1/2-like protein isoform X1 has protein sequence MKARAKSSGGDSRLSVKKGKAQKDPNKPKRPPSAFFVFMEEFRKDYKEKHPNVKQVSVIGKACGDKWKSLSDAEKAPYVSKAEKLKVEYTKKMDAYNNKQSGGPTASGDSDKSKSEVNDEDEEGDE, from the exons ATGAAGGCGAGGGCGAAGTCCAGCGGCGGCGACTCCAG GCTTTCGGTGAAGAAGGGCAAGGCTcagaaggacccaaacaagccCAAGAGGCCTCCGAGCGCGTTCTTCGTCTTCAT GGAGGAGTTCAGGAAGGACTACAAGGAGAAGCACCCCAATGTGAAGCAAGTCTCTGTG ATTGGCAAGGCTTGTGGTGACAAGTGGAAGTCCCTGTCTGATGCT GAGAAGGCTCCCTACGTCTCTAAGGCCGAGAAGCTCAAGGTTGAGTACACCAAGAAGATGGACGCCTACAACAACAAGCAG TCTGGAGGCCCCACAGCGTCTGGTGATTCTGACAAGTCCAAGTCTGAGGTGAatgacgaggacgaggag GGTGACGAGTGA
- the LOC8077225 gene encoding G-type lectin S-receptor-like serine/threonine-protein kinase RKS1, producing MSLTACTVLSFLFLLLPSCASQDKLVVGKPLSPGDVIVSSDGTFALGFFNSSSSTPAKLYLGIWYYGIPKLTVVWIANRDTPIISATGRSSSSAPTLALTNTSNLVLSDADGGGVWSTNVNAGAVAVGSSQQPGAAGTAATLTNTGNLEIRSPNGTMLCQSFDHPTDTFLPGMKVRASRGDRFVSWKTLWRSGAWTGYRVATEYVASISTVVSFAVVDDAYMSFSVSLGAPRMRYVMSYSGELVLRSWNRTTLEWDDIDVWPPYDCSRYGYCGPFGYCDNTGAAAPACRCLDGFEPTSAEEWGNGRFSQGCRRKEALRCGDGDGDGFLALPAMKAPDRFVVVGNRSLDECAAECSRNCSCVAYAYAKRSSSANGDLTRCLVWVGELVDTEKKNSNVVGTEILYLRLAGLEKKGRRMGKTTRNILLVLASVLLTCILLIWIFKCKVGNKQKLGKHKMLVLGDLSAPEGFVQGSTEGYKFPVVSFRDIIAATDNFHESYMIGQGGFGKVYKAKLDGQEVAIKRLSRDSEQGIAEFRNEVVLIAKVQHRNLVKFLACCIEGDEKLLIFEYMPNKSLDALLFSTTRKTQLDWPTRFKIIKGVAKGLLYLHQDSRLKIIHRDLKASNVLLDEEMRPKITDFGIARMFSDNQQNANTKRVAGT from the exons ATGAGCCTGACAGCGTGCACCGTCTTGTCATTCCTCTTCCTCTTGCTGCCGTCGTGCGCGTCCCAGGACAAGCTCGTCGTCGGCAAGCCGCTCTCCCCCGGCGATGTCATCGTTTCGAGTGACGGCACCTTCGCGCTGGGCTTCTTCAACTCCTCCAGCTCCACACCGGCGAAGCTGTACCTCGGCATATGGTACTACGGCATCCCCAAGCTCACCGTCGTGTGGATCGCCAACAGGGACACCCCTATAATAAGCGCCACCGGCCGCTCTTCCTCCTCTGCCCCGACGCTTGCACTGACCAACACCTCCAACCTCGTCTTGTCCGATGCCGACGGCGGTGGCGTTTGGTCGACCAACGTCAacgctggcgccgtcgccgtcggcTCATCGCAGCAGCCGGGCGCGGCTGGTACAGCAGCCACGCTCACGAACACCGGGAACCTCGAGATCCGGTCACCGAACGGCACCATGTTGTGCCAGAGTTTTGATCACCCGACCGACACGTTCCTCCCCGGTATGAAGGTCCGAGCGAGCCGCGGCGACCGCTTCGTTTCATGGAAGACTCTCTGGCGCAGCGGCGCGTGGACGGGCTACAGGGTCGCCACCGAGTACGTGGCGAGCATCAGCACCGTCGTCTCCTTCGCCGTCGTGGACGACGCCTACATGTCCTTCTCCGTCTCGCTCGGCGCCCCGCGCATGAGGTACGTGATGAGCTACTCCGGCGAGCTGGTGCTCCGGAGCTGGAACAGGACCACCCTGGAGTGGGACGACATCGACGTGTGGCCGCCGTACGACTGCAGCCGCTACGGGTACTGCGGCCCGTTCGGCTACTGCGACAACACCGGCGCAGCCGCCCCGGCGTGCAGGTGCCTCGACGGCTTCGAGCCGACGAGCGCCGAGGAGTGGGGCAACGGCAGGTTCTCGCAGGGCTGCCGGCGAAAGGAAGCGCTGCGATGCGgtgacggggacggggacggttTCTTGGCGCTGCCGGCGATGAAAGCGCCGGACAGGTTCGTGGTCGTTGGGAACAGGAGCTTGGACGAGTGCGCGGCCGAGTGCAGCCGCAACTGCTCCTGCGTGGCGTATGCGTACGCGAAGCGGAGCAGCAGCGCCAACGGGGACCTCACTAGGTGTCTGGTGTGGGTAGGGGAGCTTGTCGACACGGAGAAGAAGAACAGTAACGTCGTTGGAACCGAAATTCTGTATCTCCGGCTTGCTGGCCTGGAAAAGAAAG GTAGAAGGATGGGGAAAACAACGAGGAATATATTACTGGTTTTAGCAAGCGTTCTGCTGACGTGCATACTCCTGATATGGATTTTCAAGTGCAAAG TAGGTAATAAACAGAAACTGGGAAAGCACAAGATGTTAGTCCTGGGAGATTTGAGTGCTCCTGAAGGCTTTGTACAAGGAAGTACTGAAGGCTACAAATTTCCAGTGGTAAGCTTCAGAGATATCATAGCCGCGACAGATAACTTCCATGAATCATATATGATAGGGCAAGGTGGTTTTGGAAAAGTTTACAAG GCAAAGTTAGATGGGCAAGAAGTGGCCATCAAAAGGCTCAGCAGGGATTCTGAGCAAGGAATAGCGGAATTCAGAAATGAAGTGGTTCTAATTGCAAAAGTACAACacagaaatttggtcaaatttcttGCTTGCTGCATCGAGGGAGATGAGAAGCTGTTGATTTTTGAGTACATGCCTAATAAAAGCTTAGATGCTCTACTTTTCA GCACTACAAGAAAAACACAACTAGATTGGCCAACCCGGTTTAAAATAATAAAAGGAGTTGCTAAAGGGCTTCTATATCTCCATCAAGATTCAAGACTGAAGATAATTCACAGAGATCTCAAAGCGAGTAACGTTTTGCTGGATGAAGAGATGAGACCTAAGATAACAGACTTTGGCATAGCAAGGATGTTCAGTGACAACCAACAGAACGCAAATACAAAGCGAGTCGCTGGAACATAG